One region of Labrus mixtus chromosome 1, fLabMix1.1, whole genome shotgun sequence genomic DNA includes:
- the LOC132978073 gene encoding cytochrome P450 1A1: MALMILPFIGAVSVSESLVAMTTVCLVYLILKFFKTKIPEGLRRLPGPKPLPIIGNVLEVGSKPYLSLTAMSKRYGNVFQIQIGMRPVVVLSGSETVRQALIKQGDDFAGRPDLYSFRFINDGKSLAFSTDQAGVWRARRKLAYSALRSFATLEGTTPEYSCMLEEHVCKEGEYLVKQLNTVMRADGSFDPFRHIVVSVANVICGMCFGRRYDHDDQELVSLVNLSDEFGQVVGSGNPADFIPLLQFLPSKVMKRFQDINARFTAFVQKIVTEHYTTFNKDNIRDITDTLIDHCEDRKLDENSNVQMSDEKIVGIVNDLFGAGFDTISTALSWSVMYLVAYPEIQERLYQEMKDEVGLDRTPLLSDKPKLPFLEAFILEIFRHSSFLPFTIPHCTSKDTSLNGYFIPKDTCVFINQWQINHDPELWKDPSTFKPERFLSPDGTELNKLEGEKIMAFGMGKRRCIGEVIARHEVFLFLAIIVQKLQFSAMPGEPLDMTPEYGLTMKHKRCHLRATMRSRDEH, encoded by the exons ATGGCGCTAATGATCCTGCCATTCATCGGAGCGGTGTCTGTGTCTGAGAGTTTGGTGGCCATGACGACGGTGTGTCTGGTCTACCTGATCCTCAAGTTTTTCAAAACCAAGATTCCCGAAGGGCTCCGTCGACTACCTGGGCCAAAACCTCTTCCCATCATCGGGAACGTGCTGGAAGTGGGCAGCAAGCCTTACCTGAGTCTCACCGCCATGAGCAAGCGCTACGGCAACGTCTTCCAGATCCAGATCGGCATGCGTCCCGTGGTCGTGCTGAGCGGCAGCGAAACGGTCCGGCAGGCCCTCATCAAGCAAGGGGACGACTTCGCCGGCCGGCCTGACCTGTACAGCTTCCGTTTCATCAACGACGGCAAGAGTCTGGCCTTCAGCACCGACCAGGCTGGAGTCTGGCGCGCTCGCAGGAAGCTGGCCTACAGCGCCCTGCGCTCCTTCGCCACCCTGGAGGGCACCACCCCGGAGTACTCCTGCATGCTGGAGGAGCACGTCTGCAAAGAGGGAGAGTACCTGGTCAAGCAGCTCAACACGGTCATGAGGGCCGACGGGAGCTTCGACCCCTTCCGGCACATCGTCGTCTCGGTCGCCAACGTGATCTGCGGGATGTGCTTCGGCCGGCGCTACGACCACGACGACCAGGAGCTGGTCAGCCTGGTGAACCTCAGCGACGAGTTCGGCCAGGTTGTGGGCAGCGGGAACCCCGCGGACTTCATCCCGCTTCTTCAATTCCTGCCGAGCAAAGTGATGAAGAGATTCCAGGACATCAACGCCCGCTTCACCGCATTCGTGCAGAAGATCGTCACCGAGCACTACACCACCTTCAACAAG GACAACATCCGCGACATCACAGACACGCTCATCGATCACTGCGAGGACAGGAAGCTGGACGAGAACTCCAACGTCCAAATGTCCGACGAGAAGATCGTAGGAATTGTCAACGACCTCTTCGGAGCTG GTTTTGACACCATCTCGACCGCTCTGTCGTGGTCAGTGATGTACTTGGTTGCGTACCCGGAGATACAGGAGAGGCTCTACCAAGAAATGA AGGATGAAGTCGGCCTGGATcgcactcctctcctctctgacaaaCCCAAGTTACCGTTTTTGGAGGCCTTCATCCTGGAGATCTTCCGCCATTCTTCATTCCTCCCGTTCACTATCCCTCACTG cacGTCAAAAGACACATCTCTGAACGGCTACTTCATTCCAAAAGACACATGTGTCTTCATCAATCAGTGGCAGATCAACCACGACCC tgagCTGTGGAAAGATCCGTCCACCTTCAAGCCGGAGCGCTTCCTGAGCCCCGACGGCACAGAGCTCAACAAGCTGGAGGGGGAGAAGATAATGGCTTTCGGCATGGGGAAGCGGCGCTGCATCGGCGAGGTCATTGCGAGACACGAGGTCTTCCTCTTCCTGGCCATCATCGTCCAGAAGCTTCAGTTCTCCGCGATGCCCGGAGAGCCTCTGGACATGACCCCAGAGTACGGCCTCACAATGAAGCACAAGCGCTGCCACCTGAGGGCCACAATGCGATCAAGGGACGAGCACTGA